One region of Seriola aureovittata isolate HTS-2021-v1 ecotype China chromosome 15, ASM2101889v1, whole genome shotgun sequence genomic DNA includes:
- the kcnj15 gene encoding ATP-sensitive inward rectifier potassium channel 15, with translation MTNRKAEVKRRIVSKDGHNNVRIDNVEGMVKLYLHDIWTTVVDMKWRYKLTLFASTFVMTWFLFGVIFYFIGMGNGDFEGGLNSNHTPCLMNVETLTGAFLFSLESQTTIGYGFRYISEECPLAIFTLVAQLVITGLAEIFVTGAFLAKLARPKKRAETIKFSQLAVICWRQGKLCLMVRVANMRKSLLIQCQLTGKLLHSNVTQEGEKTQVHQTSVDFQMDSSGECPFLILPLTFYHVLDDHSPLVGLNAENLHTREFELLVTLNATMESTAATCQSRTSFIPQEILWGYEFKPVLFSTTGGRYVADFNFFDKVQVSNDAALLRNNTEKLKIEEDYKKE, from the coding sequence ATGACCAACAGGAAGGCAGAGGTCAAGCGAAGGATTGTGTCCAAGGACGGTCACAACAATGTCCGGATTGACAACGTGGAGGGCATGGTCAAGCTGTACCTGCATGACATCTGGACCACTGTGGTGGACATGAAATGGCGCTACAAACTCACTCTGTTTGCTTCTACATTTGTCATGACTTGGTTCCTCTTTGGGGTCATCTTTTACTTCATTGGCATGGGCAACGGAGACTTTGAGGGTGGTTTGAATTCGAACCACACGCCCTGTCTGATGAACGTGGAGACACTCACTGGagccttcctcttctctctggagtCACAGACCACCATTGGCTATGGTTTTCGTTATATTTCTGAGGAATGTCCTCTGGCTATCTTCACCCTGGTGGCTCAGCTCGTCATCACCGGCCTGGCTGAGATCTTTGTCACTGGTGCCTTTCTAGCTAAACTGGCTCGGCCCAAGAAGCGGGCAGAGACCATCAAGTTCAGCCAGTTGGCAGTGATCTGCTGGCGCCAGGGAAAGCTGTGTCTGATGGTGAGAGTGGCTAACATGAGGAAGAGCCTTTTGATCCAGTGCCAGCTAACAGGAAAGCTCCTCCACTCAAATGTGACACAGGAAGGTGAGAAGACACAAGTCCACCAGACATCTGTTGATTTTCAGATGGACTCCAGTGGAGAGTGCCCTTTCCTCATCCTCCCGCTCACCTTCTACCACGTTCTGGACGATCACAGCCCACTGGTAGGACTGAACGCAGAAAACCTTCACACCCGAGAGTTTGAGCTGCTGGTCACCCTCAATGCCACGATGGAATCGACGGCAGCCACGTGTCAAAGCCGCACATCTTTCATTCCCCAGGAGATCCTCTGGGGTTACGAGTTCAAGCCGGTGCTGTTCAGCACCACAGGTGGCCGCTATGTGGCAGATTTCAACTTTTTTGACAAGGTACAAGTGAGCAACGATGCAGCCCTCCTCAGAAACAACACGGAGAAGCTAAAAATTGAGGAGGACTATAAAAAAGAATAG